In Henriciella litoralis, the genomic window TCAAGACTGTCTGCCTTGTCCATTATCATCAGTCCTGCGGCCGCATTCAGAAGCACCACGTCGCGAAAGGGCCCAGACCGCCCCTCAAGCAACTCGCGAATTGCCGCTGAGTTCTGCTCAGGTGAGCCGCCTTCAAGCGCCGAAAGCGGACTAGTGTCGAGACCGGCATCTGCAGGGGTCACGGCAAATTTGCGAAGCGACCCTTGCGCCACTTCCATGACTTGCGACTCACCTGCGATGGACAGCTCATCGATCCCATCTACGCCATGGACGACCCAGGCTTTTTCAACGCCGAGCTTTAAAAGCGTCTCGGCCACCGGCTCGATCCACCTCGACTCGTACACGCCAAGAATATGGTGCGTTGCATTGGCTGGGTTTGAGAGCGGCCCTAACAAATTGAAGATGGTTCGAATCCCGAGGCTTGCCCGCACGGCCGCGACATGCCGCATCGCAGAATGATGGCTAGGCGCGTAGAGAAATCCGACCCCAACCTGGTCGATACACTCACTGAAGATTTCAGGCGTAACATCCAGCTCAACACCAAGGGCTTCCAGGACGTCAGCCGACCCGGTCTTTGGCGGCACCGAACGATTGCCATGCTTGGCGACACGCCCGCCCGCAGCGGCAATGACGATTGCGCTCGCGGTGGACGTATTGAGCGATGTCCATGGAAGACCGCCAGTGCCGCACGTATCCAGAAGAGGGCCGTCCACGTGAACCTGTCGCGCATGCTTGCGCATGGTATGTGCGCCAGCACTAAGCTCCGTCGATGTTTCGCCACGAACAGCCAGCCCCATCAAAAATGCGCCCACTTGTTCAGGCGCGGCCTTACCGTCCAGCAGGGTGTCGAAAGCAGCTTCTAGCGTGCTTTCTGACAATTCCTCTTTCCGGGCAAGCGCCTTTATGGACGCGGCAAGGGCTGTGTCAGTCATCGTCATTAAATCCGGTCGGGGCCAAAAGTCAGGCCAGCGATAGCCAGCTTGTCTGCAGGACGCAATTGCATGGATGTTTCATCCAGCCAGAAATGCCTTGATTTCCGAGAGAATGCCGCGGTCCTGAGCAAGCTCACGGTGATCGAGATCTTCGACCTCCAGCAGTTCGGAATGGGGAAGCGTTGTAGCCAAGCGTTTTATGCTGTCGATCGGGCAGTCTTCATCGTTTTGAGACCCTATCAGCAGGATGCGTCCTCTGAAATCATTCAGGCACTCACCAATGTCCAGAGCCTGCAATTCGAAACCGTGTATTTGTCGGTACTTTTCCTGCGCACGCTGGATGATCTGTTCATCGACACCCTTTCGGCGCTGGCGAGCCTCCCAGCCTCGTCCGTTGCCGGGCAAAGGCGGCGCGATCAGAACGATGGCCGGTACATCTGCACCTTCGGCAATTGCGTTGGCCGTCGCCGAGCACCCGAAGGAGTGGGCAATGATTGCGTTCAACTGCGCTTCACTGTCCATGACGGCTTTGACAGATGCGCCAGCCGACTTCCACGTGCAGTCCTCATCCTTCGAGGCGCCATGACCTGGCAGATCCATCAGCAGGACGGCGTCTCCACGTTGCAGGTAGTCCATCGCAAAGGGCCGCCAGACGCGGTGAGTATCATCCCAGCCATGAACGAATAGTGTCGCGACACCGTCTCCGGCGCGCCAGACGGGTGCGCTTGTCTCATCAAAATCCACATCGAAGCGTGTCTGCGGTGGCAGAAGGTTTTGACCAGGCCCTGCCGTCGCGCTGATGGGACGCATCGTCTCCAGGAGTGCTTCAGCCTGTTGATCTAGATCGTTCATCTGCCTGCTTAGCTAGCGAGTAAGTTTCAAAAAGTTCTCGATGAGCTCGTGCCCGTACTCAGTCTTGATAGATTCTGGATGAAACTGAACGCCGTACACCGGCCGCGAAAGGTGGTGTACCGCCATGATCTCACCGTCTGGCGTCCACGCATCGGCTTCCAACGCAGCGGGAAGACGATCAGACGGAATGGCGAGCGAATGGTAGCGAACAACGTCGAACTGTCTTGGCAGACCTTCAAAAAGGCCTGTTTGCCGAGTCTCAATTGTTGAGATCTTGCCGTGGAGAATTTGCTGAGCCTGGGTGACCGGCTCTCCAAATGCATCTCCAATGGCTTGATGGCCGAGACATACGCCGAGTATCGGCAGGGACTCCGGAGCCGCCTTTATCAGATCAACGCAGATGCCAGCTTCACGCGGCGTGCAGGGGCCAGGAGACAAAACGATGCTCTCTGGTTGGAGCGCCAGGACGTCGTCAACAGACATCTCGTCATTGCGAATCACCCGTGTGCGACCGCCGGCCTGTTCGATGTAATGAACCAGGTTCCAGGTAAAACTGTCATAGTTGTCGATGACGGCAATCATTGATCGAACTCGTAAATTGCAGACATTTCCGCGGCGCGTCTAAGCGCGCCAGCCTTGTGAACAGTCTCATCGAATTCGTATTGGGGCGAGCTATCGAGAACGACGCCGCCACCCGCCTGGATATGTATCTGTCCATCTTTCAGGACAGCTGTCCGCAAAGCGATACACGTGTCCATGTCGCCATCCCAGCCAAAATACCCAACGGCCCCGCCATATATTCCACGGCGGGAAATTTCCAGCTCGTCGATAATCTGCATGGCGCGGATTTTTGGGGCGCCTGAAACTGTGCCTGCCGGCAACCCTGCTAGCAGCGCGTCGACACAATCCAGCCCGTCCCGCAAATCACCCTCAACGTGGCTAACGATGTGCATGACATGGCTATAACGCTCGACGATGAACTGCTCTGAGACTTCAACGCTGCCATATTTGGCGACCCGGCCAACATCATTGCGACCGAGATCAAGAAGCATCAGGTGTTCTGAGCATTCCTTCTCGTCCGCAAGGAGGTCGGCTGCGCGACGTGCATCCTCAACAGGGTCACCGGACCGAGGCCGCGTGCCGGCGATAGGACGGATCGCAACCCGGCCTTCACGAAGTCTGACAAGAATTTCGGGGCTCGACCCGACAAGCCGGACGTCGCCGAGATTCATATGGAACATGAATGCGGACGGATTGAGCCGGCGCAGAGCGCGATAGAAACTTATCGACTGGCGGCCGAAGGGGGCCGAGAAGCGCTGGCTCGGCACTATCTGAAACGTATCGCCTGCACGGGCGTACTCTACAGCTGCCTCAACCATCTCAAAGTATCGAGCCTTGGATGTGTTCGATGTAAAATCCATCGAAGCAGGCTCACCATCGCGAGGCGAGATCGGTGAGGCGCGTCGCAGGTTTTGCTCGACCCGATCCAGCCGCGCATTCGCCGCGTCTTCTCCGCCTGGCTCATGGCGCCCAACAAGAAGAAGCTCCTGGTACAGGTGATCGAAAATGATCATGACGCCAGGAATAACGAGAAGCGTTTCAGGGACTTTCAGGTCGTCTGGCGCGTTGATCTGAACAGGCTCGACATATTGGATCATGTCATAGCCGACATATCCGAAAGCGCCGGATGCCATTGGAGGCAATCCGGCTTCATCGGTTGTCGCGCGAGCCATCGAGACAAACTGGCGAAGCGCAGAAATAGGGTCGGCCTCAACAGTTTCAGAAGATGCGAACCCCGCATCAGTGGCTATCTCGCATTTCCCCTCAAGGATCCTGAACCACTTGATCGGCTCTACACCGACGAAGGAGTACCGACCGAGCCGTTCGCCCCCATGAATGGATTCAAACAGGAACGAGCCGGGCTCTTCGGGGTCGAGCTTGAGCATCGCCGAGACAGGAGTCTCGATGTCACCGATCCGCCGACGCACAATCAATCTGTCGCGGGTCATGTGTCGGGATTCACGCGAGCCTTGTAGGACGAGAAGGCGCCGTCATTGACCTTGAGCTTAACGTCGCTCTGTATCTCAGCGACAAACGCCTCCAGCAAGTCATTCGTTAGCTGGCTTTCGATCTCCGTTGACGCAGCAGAGCTAGCCGCTTGCAATGCATCACCGGCAGGTTTTTCGATACTGGTCAGTTGGACCACAGCAACGGCTTGTCCAGTTTGAAGCGGCGCCAGATAGATGTCCCCGACCTCTTTGAGAGAAAACACGCCCGCGGCGAGGGCAGGGGGAATTTGGCTATTCGGTCCAGGTACGCGCGTGAAGGCCTGATCAAATTCAACCACATTTGCGTCATAGGTTTCGGCGGCATCTTCAAGGGTCAGCGCCCCACTGGCGATGTCATGCTGGATCGACTGAGCAGTCGTGTTGAGCGCTTCTGAATCTCTTTGAGCCTCAAGCGCCAGACGCAGGTCGTCCCGTATATCCTCCAGATCAGGCGTGAATGGTTCCACGATCGAGTCCACGCGTAGAATATAGGCGGTCTCATCTTGTCCGAAACGCGAGGTCTTGCCGCCTTCGGTCAACTCAAAAGCTCGCATGAGAATGTCTGGGTCGGCCTGCAGCGCAGCAATGCGAACGCCATTCTGGGTCGTCCCTGAGCGGTCGACGGGGGCAAAGCTGAGCACCGGGGTCCCCATTTCCGCACCAATTGATTCCAGGCTGGCGCCAGTCCCGATCAGATTGTCGAGCTGCGACAGCGAGTCATAATAGAGACCAATCGCCTGTTCCCGAGAGAGCTCATCAACAATCTCTTCGCGAACCGCATCGAAAGGTTCGACTTCACCAGGCGTAATCGATTCCAGGCGAGCGACAGTGAACAGGCGTCCTGTCTCGAACGGACCGAAAATGCCGCCAGGTTGCGCGGTTGGCCCAAACACTCTCTCGGCAAGCTGACGATTATTCATGCTGGTCATTTGTCCGGTGCGGTCCGCAGAGTTCAGCAATCCAGGAATGACCGACGGCGCCGCGCCACCCGCAATACGTCCCAGAGCTGAGCGGGCCTCTTCTTCGGATTCGAACACAAACTCTGTCCAGGACCGCGTATCAGGGCCGGCATACTGGCTGGACTTCACTGCGTCGTAATAGCTTCGAAGTTCATCCTCGCTGAATTCAGACTGGTTGAGGAAGTCCTCGACCTTCAGATTCAATATGCTAACGCGACGTCTTTGTGGATTGGTTAGCGCGTCCTTGCGTTCATCATAGAACGCCGTGAGCTCGTCATCACTGATTGGCTCAGCTTCTGGCAGCGCGTCCCGCTCAAGAAAGAACCATTGAGCCTTGCGCGTCTCACCGGAATAAGATGCTTGCAGGGAACTGACCACTTCCGGGGTCTGGAGACCCGCAGAAATTGTGCCGGTCAGGCGGTTGATCGTCAGGTCCCGCTTCAGGAATTTCTCGAATGAGGCAGGTGTGAAGCCACTTTGATTGAGCAGGCCGCGATACAGATTCGGGTCAAAAGCACCAGTGTCCGATTCAAATGCAGGGTCCTCGCGAATGACGTCTAGAACTTCAGCGTCTGTGGCTCCGGCGCCAAGCTTGGATGCGTAGGCAACCAGGGTCGTGCGGAACAGCTCTCGCTGATAGACTTGATCGACCAGTCCGCGCTCGACAGCTTGTGCCTTGCTCAATGAGCGGCCGCGATCATCGGTTGCGGTTCGCAGTTGTCGTTCCACCTCGCGGTCCAGATCGGATTCTGAGAACTCGGTGTTACCAGCTTGCGCGAGATTGCCGCCCAAACCGCCCGAAAATACATCGGTAACGCCCCACGCCGCCATTGCGACGATAAGCAAAACAAACAGCAATCCCGCCAATTTCGAGCGGAGCATGTTTCGGATCATTGTCAGCATGTGCGGATTGCCTCGCAGTTTGCCTTGTAAGCTGGTCATGTGCTTGCTAGGCGAGCGCGCTATTAGTTGCAAGATGGGGAGAGCTGCATGATCAGGCCATTGATCGCCGGAAACTGGAAAATGAACGGGCTTGAGGCCTGGCTGGAAGTCATCGAAGCGATCGGCGATGGGCTGAATAAGCAACCAGATGCTGCGGATTGTCTCATCTGTCCGCCATTCACAATGATTGCAGCGGCAGCGAAGGCCGCTGACAAAACAAGGCTCAACATAGGTGCACAGGATTGCCACACCGTCGCGAACGGCGCTCATACAGGCGATATCTCAGCGGAAATGATCGCTGACGCAGGCGGCAAGTACGTCATTGTTGGCCATTCCGAACGCCGCGCTGATCATGGTGAGTCGGATGCGACTATTGCAGCGAAAGTGGAAGCTGCCTTCAGGGCCGGCCTCACGCCAATCATTTGCGTTGGTGAAACTCTGTCAGAGCGAGAATCTGGAGAAACAATTGCCGTGATTTCAAGTCAGCTCGCCGGCTCGATTCCTGCATCTGCCTTCGGACAGCACTTCGTTGTTGCCTATGAACCGGTCTGGGCAATCGGAACCGGTAAGGTGGCCAGTGTCGAACAGGTCGAAGAAGTTCACGACAAAATCCGGGAAATTCTCGGTGAACGTTTTCCAGGCCAGGCGAATGAAACGCCCATCCTGTATGGCGGCTCAATGAAACCCTCGAACGCGCCCGAACTTTTGGCCGTGGGCAACGTCAATGGGGGACTCATTGGAGGCGCGAGCTTGAAAGCGGACGATTTCCTGTCCATTTACGCCGCTAGTGTCAGCTAATTGTGAGCTTCAGGGCTTGGCGTAAGCGCCTGAACAGCCTATCCGGCGCGCAGGAATTCTCGAAGGTTCGTTCATGACCGTTATTCTTGTCATTCATATTCTGGTGAGTCTCGTGCTCGTCGGTGTCGTTCTGATGCAACGCTCTGAAGGCGGTGCCTTGGGTGTCGGCGGCGGCGGCGGTGGTGGCGGACTGATGTCCGGTCGCGGTGCCGCTGGCGCGATTGTTCGGACCACGATCATCGCTGGTGCAATCTTTTTCGTCACGAGCTTGCTGCTCACAACGATGACGGCACGCCACCTTGGTGACAACCGGACGGATGTCGAGCGCGCGCTGGATGAGGAATTCGGTGGCGATACAGGGCAAAGCAATATCGATATTCTGAATGATCCGACCGCCCCATTGCTGGATGACGGTCCTTCGTCTGCGCTCCCATCAACCGAACCGACACTTCCTTCCGAAACGGACGCTGAGGATCCACTGGCTGCGGATATTCCTGCTGCCACCGTTGAGGATCCTGCTGCTTCGGATGTTGAAGAAGATCAATCTGTGGAAGAACCACAGCAATAGGCAATCAAGTGCATTTACCAATTGTGTGACTGCGCGCGAATCGGGCAAGCTGACTTCCCATGATCCGCTATATTTTCATTACAGGCGGCGTGGTTTCCTCGCTGGGAAAAGGTATTGCGTCCGCTGCTATGGGCGCCCTTCTGCAGGCGCGCGGATACAAGGTACGCCTGCGCAAGCTCGACCCATATCTCAATGTTGACCCAGGGACGATGTCGCCCCGCCAGCACGGCGAAGTGTTCGTCACTGATGATGGTGCAGAAACCGATCTGGACCTTGGCCACTACGAGCGTTTCACTGGCGTCTCGGCGCGTCAGTCAGACAACATAACGACGGGCAGGATCTACCAGTCCATCATTGAAAAAGAGCGCCGTGGCGATTTTCTTGGGGCAACGATCCAGGTGATCCCGCACGTGACGGATGCGATCAAGGAATTCGTCCTTTCTGATCCCGGCGAAGATGTCGATTTCGTCCTGTGCGAGATTGGCGGCACCGTCGGTGATATCGAAGGGCTTCCGTTCTTCGAAGCGATTCGCCAATTGGGCCAGGAACTGGGCCCCGAGCGCACCTGTTTCATCCATCTCACGCTTTTGCCTTACATTCCGGCCGCCGGTGAAATGAAGACCAAACCGACGCAGCATTCCGTCAAGGAATTGCGCTCGATCGGCATTCAGCCTCAGATTCTTCTTTGCCGCTGTGACAGACCAATTCCGGAGACGGAAAAGGGCAAGATTGCGAGCTTCTGTAATGTGCGTCCGTCAAGCGTCATCGAAGCGCGAGACGTCGGACACATCTATGATGTGCCGTCCGCCTATCATGCAGAAGGCCTCGACACTGAAGTGCTCTGGCATTTCCGTATGGAGGATGCACCGCTTCCGGATCTCACGCGGTGGAATGAAATCGCTCAGACGATCCACAATCCCGACGGTGAAGTCTGTATCGGCCTGGTTGGCAAATACACCGATGTTCCAGACGCCTATAAATCTGTATCCGAGGCACTTGTTCATGGGGGCCTTTCAAACAAGGTCCGCGTAAAAGTCAGAATGATCGATTCTGAGCAGTTCGATGATGAGCATCATCCGCTCGACATTCTTGAAGGCGTGCATGGCGTATTGCTGCCGGGCGGTTTCGGGGAACGGGGCGCACGCGGCAAGATTCGCGCGGCCCGATTCGCGCGCGAGCGGAAAATTCCATGCTTTGGGATCTGCTACGGCATGCAATTGTCTGTCGTCGAAGTGGCCCGGCATATGGCCGGTATTAAAGCTGCGTCTACGACAGAATTTGGGCCCACAGATGAGCCTATTGTCGGCCTGATTGAAGAGTGGACCAAGGGCAACGAGAAAATCTTGCGTGACGAGAACACTGACAAGGGCGGGACCATGCGGCTGGGCGCGTATCCGGCAGTCTTGAAGCCCGATAGCAAAGTTGCGGAGATTTACGGTTCCACAACGATATCAGAGCGCCATCGCCACAGATATGAAGTGAACCGCAGCTATATTGACCGCATGAAGGGGCTTGGAATCAGCTTCTCGGGTATGTCACCTGATGGGCTGCTGCCGGAAATTATCGAACTCGAAGATCACCCCTGGTTTATCGGTGTTCAGTTTCACCCGGAGCTGAAGTCACGGCCGTTTGAGCCCCATCCGCTTTTCTCAAGCTTCATCGAAGCGGCCAAAGTGCAGTCCCGCCTCGTCTAGCGGGTTGCATTCGCATTGCGGCGCAAGTATACGCGCGGTTTGATTTTCATGCGGTGGAGACGCCGCCAAACTCTGGAATACGATCATGGCAGTTCCTAAGCGTAAAACATCGCCTTCGAAGCGTGGCATGCGCCGCGCACACGATCGCCTTGCGACCCCAACTTACATCGAGGACGCCGATTCCGGCGAGCTTCGTCGTCCGCACCACATTGACCTGAAAACAGGTGTGTATCGCGGCCGTCAGGTTCTCGAGCCAAAAGACTAATCATACTGTTCGCCTTGCTTCGGCTGGCGACACAAAGTAACCGACATGGCGCCTCCGGATTCCGGGGGCGTTGTCATATCCGCTGCTAGCCGACAGGATCATGTATCATGAGCGAAATCGTCGATATCCACGCCCGCCAAATTCTCGATAGCCGGGGCAACCCGACAGTCGAGGTTGATGTTCATCTGGAAGATGGATCCTTCGGCCGAGCTGCTGTGCCATCGGGCGCTTCCACGGGCGCGTATGAAGCCCACGAGCTGCGCGACGGTGACAAGGATAGCTATGGCGGTAAGGGCGTCTATAAAGCGATTGACGCGGTGAATGGTGAAATCAACGACGAACTCGTTGGAATCGATGCAACCGAGCAGCGCCTCATTGATGGCTTGATGATTGAGCTGGACGGGACCGACAACAAGAAGCGCCTTGGCGCAAACGCAATTCTTGGCGTTTCCATGGCCGTCGCCAAAGCCGCCGCTGAGAGCTGCGGTATGCCGCTCTATCGTTATATTGGCGGCACCAATGCTCGCATCCTGCCAACCCCGATGATGAACATCATCAATGGCGGCGCGCATGCCGACAATCCAATCGATATTCAGGAATTCATGGTCATGCCGGTTGCGGCAGAGAGCGTGGCGGACAGCATCCGCATCGGGGCAGAAGTCTTCCATTCATTGAAAAAACTGCTCCATGATGCCGGCCATAACACGGCTGTTGGCGATGAAGGTGGTTTCGCGCCAAACCTCGCTTCGACAGACGAAGCAGTTGGCTATGTCATGAAGGCCATCGAAAAAGCGGGCTTCAAGCCTGGCGATGAAGTCGCATTGGCGCTGGATGCTGCATCGACCGAATTCTACAAGGACGGAAAATACGTTCTTGCGGGTGAAAATACCACGCTGGATGCCGAGGGCATGGCGAAATACCTTGAAGACCTCGTCAACCGCTATCCGGTCATCTCGATTGAAGACGGTATGGCTGAGGACGATTGGGAAGGTTGGGGTATTTTGACCGAGCTGGTCGGCGACAAGTGCCAGCTTGTTGGTGATGATCTTTTCGTCACCAATCCTGCGCGCCTGTCAAAGGGCCTCGAGCTTGGCGCGGCGAACTCCATCCTCATCAAGGTCAACCAGATTGGCACGCTGTCGGAAACGCTGGATGCAGTCGAACTGGCGCACCGCCATGCATACACGGCGGTGATGTCACACCGGTCGGGCGAAACCGAAGATTCCACAATTGCCGATCTGGCGGTTGCCGTTAATTGCGGCCAGATAAAAACCGGCTCGCTCTCGCGCTCGGACAGACTTGCCAAATACAATCAGCTCATCCGGATCGAGGAAGAGTTGGGCGCTACGGCGTTGTATGCAGGGCGTTCGCTTATTAACGCGTAGACAGCGCAACTCTCCGGTAACGCAAATTTAACCTAAATCGAGTCCTCTGCCGATTCGCAGAATTGCAGAGGTCTCGATCATGGCTCCCAAATATGCTGCAGCAGGTTTAACCGCCCTAACTGCATATTTCGCGTATCATGCATTTGCCGGTCCGCAGGGGCTCGGGCAATGGACAGACATGCAGGCACAATTAGCGGACCGGAAAACGGAGTTGGCGCGTGTCCAGGCCGCCAACGATCTGCTCCGCATTGATATTGCACGGCTTACCCCAGGCACGGTTGATCCTGATCTTGTAGAAGTGCTGGCACGCGACGATCTTGGATTTGTGTATCCCACAGAGATCGTCGTCATAGGTTCGACCACCGGCGCTGCATTTTGACATAGGTGCTAAAACTGGACGCGGCCCTTTATAGGGATACATATGGTATCCTCGACAAAGGGAGGCCGCATGGCCAAAATGCCGTCCAAGAGCAAAAGCTCGAAATCCACGCCTAAGCTTCAATCTGACGAAGCTCTCAAATTCTACCGCGACATGCTTTTGATCCGCCGCTTTGAAGAGCGCGCCGGGCAGCTCTATGGCATGGGCAAGATCGCAGGGTTCTGCCACTTGTATATCGGTCAGGAAGCTGTCGTCACTGGCATGCAGGCCTGCCTGAAAGAGGGTGATCAGGTGATCACCGGCTATCGTGACCACGGCCATATGCTTGCGTGCGATATGGACCCCAAGGGTGTCATGGCCGAGCTGACCGGACGTGCAGACGGCTACTCCAAGGGCAAGGGCGGCTCGATGCACATGTTCTCCCGCGAGAAGAATTTCTTCGGCGGTCACGGCATTGTCGGGGCGCAGGTGCCGATCGGTACCGGTCTCGGGTTTTCAAACAAATACCGAGGAACAGACAATGTCTGCGTCGCGTATTTCGGCGACGGCGCGGCAAACCAGGGACAGGTCTACGAATCATTCAACATGGCTTCGCTCTGGGACCTTCCAGTCGTATATGTGATTGAGAACAATCAGTACGCGATGGGCACAAGCGTCGCTCGCGCATCCGCTGAAACCGAGCTCTTCAAACGCGGCATCTCATTTGAAATTGAAGGCGAAGAAGTCGACGGTATGGATGTCTACGCCGTCAAAGCCGCCGGGGAAAAAGCGGTGAAATATGCCCGCTCTGGAGAGGGCCCATATATTCTGGAAATGAAGACATATCGCTATCGCGGCCATTCCATGTCTGACCCCGCCAAATATCGAAAACGCGAGGAAGTTGACGACATTCGAACCCATCACGATCCGATCGACGGCCTTAAAGGCCAGATCATCGAACAGAAGATCGCGACCGAAGATGAGCTCAAAGATATCGACAAAACAATCAAGGATCTTGTGAAAGAGGCTGCCGACTTCTCACTCGATAGCCCGGAGCCCGATCCTGAAGAATTGTGGACCGATGTGTTGCGTGAAGTGGAGTCCGCATAATGGCGATTGATGTTCTAATGCCTGCTCTCTCTCCGACCATGGAGGAAGGCACGCTCGCGCGCTGGCTTAAAAAAGAGGGCGACACGGTCTCATCAGGCGATGTGATTGCCGAGATTGAGACCGACAAGGCGACGATGGAAGTCGAAGCAGTCGACGAAGGTACGCTCGCCAAGATTTTGGTCGCGGAAGGTACCGAAGGCGTCAAGGTGAATGCCGTCATCGCGCGCTTGGCAGAAGAAGGTGAAGACGCTTCTGAGGTGGATGATCAGCCATCTGAAGAGGCTAAATCCTCACAGGCG contains:
- the trpE gene encoding anthranilate synthase component I codes for the protein MTRDRLIVRRRIGDIETPVSAMLKLDPEEPGSFLFESIHGGERLGRYSFVGVEPIKWFRILEGKCEIATDAGFASSETVEADPISALRQFVSMARATTDEAGLPPMASGAFGYVGYDMIQYVEPVQINAPDDLKVPETLLVIPGVMIIFDHLYQELLLVGRHEPGGEDAANARLDRVEQNLRRASPISPRDGEPASMDFTSNTSKARYFEMVEAAVEYARAGDTFQIVPSQRFSAPFGRQSISFYRALRRLNPSAFMFHMNLGDVRLVGSSPEILVRLREGRVAIRPIAGTRPRSGDPVEDARRAADLLADEKECSEHLMLLDLGRNDVGRVAKYGSVEVSEQFIVERYSHVMHIVSHVEGDLRDGLDCVDALLAGLPAGTVSGAPKIRAMQIIDELEISRRGIYGGAVGYFGWDGDMDTCIALRTAVLKDGQIHIQAGGGVVLDSSPQYEFDETVHKAGALRRAAEMSAIYEFDQ
- a CDS encoding anthranilate synthase component II encodes the protein MIAVIDNYDSFTWNLVHYIEQAGGRTRVIRNDEMSVDDVLALQPESIVLSPGPCTPREAGICVDLIKAAPESLPILGVCLGHQAIGDAFGEPVTQAQQILHGKISTIETRQTGLFEGLPRQFDVVRYHSLAIPSDRLPAALEADAWTPDGEIMAVHHLSRPVYGVQFHPESIKTEYGHELIENFLKLTR
- the trpD gene encoding anthranilate phosphoribosyltransferase, which produces MTDTALAASIKALARKEELSESTLEAAFDTLLDGKAAPEQVGAFLMGLAVRGETSTELSAGAHTMRKHARQVHVDGPLLDTCGTGGLPWTSLNTSTASAIVIAAAGGRVAKHGNRSVPPKTGSADVLEALGVELDVTPEIFSECIDQVGVGFLYAPSHHSAMRHVAAVRASLGIRTIFNLLGPLSNPANATHHILGVYESRWIEPVAETLLKLGVEKAWVVHGVDGIDELSIAGESQVMEVAQGSLRKFAVTPADAGLDTSPLSALEGGSPEQNSAAIRELLEGRSGPFRDVVLLNAAAGLMIMDKADSLEAGASLAAEAIDSGRALNTLSKLVATSRGLANE
- the tpiA gene encoding triose-phosphate isomerase, with product MIRPLIAGNWKMNGLEAWLEVIEAIGDGLNKQPDAADCLICPPFTMIAAAAKAADKTRLNIGAQDCHTVANGAHTGDISAEMIADAGGKYVIVGHSERRADHGESDATIAAKVEAAFRAGLTPIICVGETLSERESGETIAVISSQLAGSIPASAFGQHFVVAYEPVWAIGTGKVASVEQVEEVHDKIREILGERFPGQANETPILYGGSMKPSNAPELLAVGNVNGGLIGGASLKADDFLSIYAASVS
- a CDS encoding alpha/beta fold hydrolase; the protein is MNDLDQQAEALLETMRPISATAGPGQNLLPPQTRFDVDFDETSAPVWRAGDGVATLFVHGWDDTHRVWRPFAMDYLQRGDAVLLMDLPGHGASKDEDCTWKSAGASVKAVMDSEAQLNAIIAHSFGCSATANAIAEGADVPAIVLIAPPLPGNGRGWEARQRRKGVDEQIIQRAQEKYRQIHGFELQALDIGECLNDFRGRILLIGSQNDEDCPIDSIKRLATTLPHSELLEVEDLDHRELAQDRGILSEIKAFLAG
- the secG gene encoding preprotein translocase subunit SecG yields the protein MTVILVIHILVSLVLVGVVLMQRSEGGALGVGGGGGGGGLMSGRGAAGAIVRTTIIAGAIFFVTSLLLTTMTARHLGDNRTDVERALDEEFGGDTGQSNIDILNDPTAPLLDDGPSSALPSTEPTLPSETDAEDPLAADIPAATVEDPAASDVEEDQSVEEPQQ
- the rpmF gene encoding 50S ribosomal protein L32 → MAVPKRKTSPSKRGMRRAHDRLATPTYIEDADSGELRRPHHIDLKTGVYRGRQVLEPKD
- a CDS encoding CTP synthase, coding for MIRYIFITGGVVSSLGKGIASAAMGALLQARGYKVRLRKLDPYLNVDPGTMSPRQHGEVFVTDDGAETDLDLGHYERFTGVSARQSDNITTGRIYQSIIEKERRGDFLGATIQVIPHVTDAIKEFVLSDPGEDVDFVLCEIGGTVGDIEGLPFFEAIRQLGQELGPERTCFIHLTLLPYIPAAGEMKTKPTQHSVKELRSIGIQPQILLCRCDRPIPETEKGKIASFCNVRPSSVIEARDVGHIYDVPSAYHAEGLDTEVLWHFRMEDAPLPDLTRWNEIAQTIHNPDGEVCIGLVGKYTDVPDAYKSVSEALVHGGLSNKVRVKVRMIDSEQFDDEHHPLDILEGVHGVLLPGGFGERGARGKIRAARFARERKIPCFGICYGMQLSVVEVARHMAGIKAASTTEFGPTDEPIVGLIEEWTKGNEKILRDENTDKGGTMRLGAYPAVLKPDSKVAEIYGSTTISERHRHRYEVNRSYIDRMKGLGISFSGMSPDGLLPEIIELEDHPWFIGVQFHPELKSRPFEPHPLFSSFIEAAKVQSRLV
- a CDS encoding peptidylprolyl isomerase, which encodes MLTMIRNMLRSKLAGLLFVLLIVAMAAWGVTDVFSGGLGGNLAQAGNTEFSESDLDREVERQLRTATDDRGRSLSKAQAVERGLVDQVYQRELFRTTLVAYASKLGAGATDAEVLDVIREDPAFESDTGAFDPNLYRGLLNQSGFTPASFEKFLKRDLTINRLTGTISAGLQTPEVVSSLQASYSGETRKAQWFFLERDALPEAEPISDDELTAFYDERKDALTNPQRRRVSILNLKVEDFLNQSEFSEDELRSYYDAVKSSQYAGPDTRSWTEFVFESEEEARSALGRIAGGAAPSVIPGLLNSADRTGQMTSMNNRQLAERVFGPTAQPGGIFGPFETGRLFTVARLESITPGEVEPFDAVREEIVDELSREQAIGLYYDSLSQLDNLIGTGASLESIGAEMGTPVLSFAPVDRSGTTQNGVRIAALQADPDILMRAFELTEGGKTSRFGQDETAYILRVDSIVEPFTPDLEDIRDDLRLALEAQRDSEALNTTAQSIQHDIASGALTLEDAAETYDANVVEFDQAFTRVPGPNSQIPPALAAGVFSLKEVGDIYLAPLQTGQAVAVVQLTSIEKPAGDALQAASSAASTEIESQLTNDLLEAFVAEIQSDVKLKVNDGAFSSYKARVNPDT